In Streptomyces dangxiongensis, one DNA window encodes the following:
- a CDS encoding glycosyl hydrolase 115 family protein — MSSAHVSRRTVVGGSVLSAGLAALPVGTPGTVSAAGEGPRVTDPGAYISFTDGVFSLVGAPVVVSPEDHPGVVRVAGDLRDDLARVTGVRPGAALGRFPVLLGTIGRSPLIDGLIRSGKLDVTGVRGKWETSLQTVVDRPLPGVERAFVIAGSDPRGTVFGAYDVSYGIGVSPWHWWDDVPPARRDAVWVKAGRFTQGTPVVRYRGIFVNDENPALGTWAPAYFGPGKAPGHPNGFNADFYAKVFEVLLRLKGNYLWPAVWGRAFAEDDPENHRRAAEYGIVMGTSHEAPMMRGIEEWNRHAGSGTDPYGGNGEWSYRRNAEAVRRYWRAGIQRMADQGFEGVVTLGMRGNGDTGLPDGDGIELMQQIIADQRRIIEEVTGRPASETPQVWTLYKEVQRYWDRGLRAPGDVTVVLTDDNWGNIRKHPDGPRAGGYGLYYHFDYVGAGRNYKWVDTANLRNVLDQLHQAHAYGNHGLWVANVGDLKGNELPTEFFLTYAWNPAARPPERLAEWEERYARQNFGDAQARQIASLLADYGRLQARRKPELLNRRITGSGGTVVNDDRQSPYYFAHRELERVTAEWRELGRRAQDIERRLPARLRDAWFQLAGYAVTATANLYALREAEFTNLLHARQGRSTANDRAARAEAALARDLALADRFNSAVADGKWRGFQTQPHIDYGDVDRYGPDAGWQQPEKDNVALPDVLFPAVRRIEVPQAAELGVSVDGAEDAGEWWPGGAAHGGEAVLPSFSPYQTRPRQYVEIFNRGRTPFTYEVRTSAPWLRVDRPHGRVGQQVRLEVDVDWTRAPTGRAEATLTVTGAGSSVPVRCVRDRPAPSELRGFVEAGGYVAIDAEHHDRAVGPWRRLDGIGRTGAGMTPWPVTAARRTPGGSSPHLEYEVTLLAEPGTEVTVWAHLSPRNPSLPGTAGLRYGISLDDGPVRTVDITEGADDGTLNAVWARHTSDNINATATRHTLTRTGAQPLRFWMVDPTVVLQRLLIDTGGLPALYLGPLESRRVRNG, encoded by the coding sequence ATGTCGTCTGCGCACGTCAGCCGCAGGACGGTAGTGGGCGGGTCGGTCCTGAGCGCCGGACTGGCCGCGCTGCCGGTGGGAACGCCGGGGACCGTGTCGGCCGCGGGGGAGGGGCCACGGGTGACGGACCCGGGGGCGTACATCTCCTTCACGGACGGCGTGTTCTCCCTCGTCGGCGCGCCCGTGGTGGTCAGCCCCGAGGACCACCCCGGCGTCGTCCGCGTCGCCGGTGACCTCCGGGACGACCTCGCCCGGGTGACGGGCGTGCGCCCGGGCGCCGCCCTCGGCCGCTTCCCGGTCCTGCTCGGCACGATCGGCCGCAGCCCACTGATCGACGGGCTGATCCGCTCCGGGAAGCTGGACGTCACGGGCGTGCGCGGGAAGTGGGAGACCTCGCTCCAGACGGTCGTGGACCGGCCGCTGCCCGGCGTGGAGCGGGCGTTCGTGATCGCGGGCAGCGATCCGCGGGGGACCGTCTTCGGGGCGTACGACGTCTCGTACGGCATCGGCGTCTCGCCCTGGCACTGGTGGGACGACGTGCCGCCGGCCCGGCGCGACGCGGTGTGGGTGAAGGCCGGCCGCTTCACCCAGGGGACCCCGGTGGTGCGGTACCGCGGGATCTTCGTCAACGACGAGAACCCGGCACTCGGCACCTGGGCGCCGGCGTACTTCGGACCCGGGAAGGCGCCCGGTCACCCCAACGGCTTCAACGCCGACTTCTACGCCAAGGTGTTCGAGGTGCTGCTGCGCCTGAAGGGCAACTACCTGTGGCCGGCGGTCTGGGGCCGGGCCTTCGCGGAGGACGACCCGGAGAACCACCGGCGGGCGGCCGAGTACGGCATCGTCATGGGCACCTCGCACGAGGCGCCGATGATGCGGGGCATCGAGGAGTGGAACCGGCACGCCGGCTCCGGGACGGACCCCTACGGGGGCAACGGCGAATGGTCCTACCGCCGCAACGCGGAAGCCGTCCGCCGGTACTGGCGCGCCGGCATCCAGCGCATGGCCGACCAGGGCTTCGAGGGCGTGGTGACCCTCGGGATGCGGGGCAACGGCGACACCGGCCTCCCCGACGGCGACGGCATCGAACTGATGCAGCAGATCATCGCCGACCAGCGCCGCATCATCGAGGAGGTGACCGGACGGCCGGCGTCCGAGACCCCGCAGGTGTGGACGCTGTACAAGGAGGTGCAGCGCTACTGGGACCGGGGCCTGCGCGCACCCGGCGACGTCACCGTGGTCCTCACCGACGACAACTGGGGCAACATCCGCAAGCACCCGGACGGTCCCCGCGCCGGCGGCTACGGCCTCTACTACCACTTCGACTACGTCGGCGCCGGCCGCAACTACAAGTGGGTCGACACGGCGAACCTGCGCAACGTCCTGGACCAGCTCCACCAGGCCCACGCCTACGGCAACCACGGCCTGTGGGTGGCCAACGTCGGCGACCTCAAGGGCAACGAACTGCCCACCGAGTTCTTCCTGACGTACGCCTGGAACCCCGCCGCCCGGCCCCCGGAGCGCCTGGCGGAGTGGGAGGAGCGCTACGCCCGCCAGAACTTCGGCGACGCCCAGGCGCGGCAGATCGCCTCGCTCCTGGCGGATTACGGCCGGCTCCAGGCCCGCCGCAAACCCGAACTCCTCAACCGCCGGATCACCGGATCCGGCGGGACGGTGGTCAATGACGACCGGCAGAGCCCGTACTACTTCGCACACCGGGAGCTGGAGCGGGTCACCGCCGAGTGGCGGGAACTGGGCCGCCGCGCGCAGGACATCGAGCGCCGGCTGCCCGCTCGGCTGCGGGACGCCTGGTTCCAACTGGCCGGTTACGCGGTGACGGCCACCGCGAACCTGTACGCGCTGCGGGAGGCCGAGTTCACCAACCTGCTCCACGCCCGGCAGGGCCGCTCCACCGCCAACGACCGCGCGGCACGGGCGGAAGCGGCGCTGGCCCGCGATCTCGCGCTGGCCGACCGCTTCAACTCCGCGGTGGCGGACGGGAAATGGCGGGGCTTCCAGACCCAGCCGCACATCGACTACGGGGACGTGGACCGGTACGGGCCCGACGCGGGCTGGCAGCAGCCGGAGAAGGACAACGTCGCCCTGCCCGACGTGCTCTTCCCGGCCGTCCGGCGCATCGAGGTGCCACAGGCGGCGGAGCTGGGCGTCTCGGTCGACGGTGCGGAGGACGCGGGGGAGTGGTGGCCGGGAGGCGCCGCGCACGGCGGGGAGGCGGTGCTGCCGTCGTTCAGCCCGTACCAGACCCGCCCCCGGCAGTACGTGGAGATCTTCAACCGGGGCCGGACCCCCTTCACCTACGAGGTGCGGACGTCGGCGCCCTGGCTGCGCGTGGACCGCCCGCACGGCCGGGTCGGACAGCAGGTCCGGCTGGAGGTGGACGTGGACTGGACGCGGGCCCCCACGGGCCGCGCGGAGGCGACGCTGACCGTGACCGGAGCCGGTTCCTCCGTGCCGGTGCGCTGCGTGAGGGACCGGCCGGCGCCGAGCGAGCTGCGGGGATTCGTCGAGGCCGGCGGATACGTGGCGATCGACGCCGAGCACCACGACCGCGCGGTCGGCCCGTGGCGCCGGTTGGACGGCATCGGACGTACGGGCGCGGGCATGACCCCCTGGCCGGTGACCGCGGCCCGCCGCACCCCCGGCGGCTCCTCCCCGCACCTGGAGTACGAGGTCACCCTCCTGGCGGAGCCCGGCACCGAGGTGACGGTCTGGGCCCACCTCTCCCCCCGCAACCCGTCCCTGCCCGGAACGGCGGGCCTGCGCTACGGCATCTCGCTCGACGACGGCCCCGTCCGCACCGTGGACATCACCGAGGGCGCCGACGACGGCACGCTGAACGCGGTCTGGGCCCGGCACACCTCGGACAACATCAACGCGACGGCCACCCGGCACACGCTGACGAGGACCGGAGCCCAGCCGCTGAGGTTCTGGATGGTCGACCCGACGGTGGTGCTCCAACGCCTGCTGATCGACACGGGCGGCCTGCCGGCCCTGTATCTGGGCCCGTTGGAGAGCCGGCGGGTGCGGAACGGCTGA
- the tuf gene encoding elongation factor Tu produces the protein MAKAKFERTKPHVNIGTIGHIDHGKTTLTAAITKVLHDAYPDLNEATPFDNIDKAPEERQRGITISIAHVEYQTEARHYAHVDCPGHADYIKNMITGAAQMDGAILVVAATDGPMPQTKEHVLLARQVGVPYIVVALNKADMVDDEEILELVELEVRELLSEYEFPGDDLPVVKVSALKALEGEKEWVDSVLNLMSAVDESIPQPEREVDKPFLMPIEDVFTITGRGTVVTGRIERGVLKVNETVDIIGIKTEKTTTTVTGIEMFRKLLDEGQAGENVGLLLRGIKREDVERGQVIIKPGSVTPHTEFEAQAYILSKDEGGRHTPFFNNYRPQFYFRTTDVTGVVTLPEGTEMVMPGDNTEMTVALIQPVAMEEGLKFAIREGGRTVGAGQVTKILK, from the coding sequence GTGGCGAAGGCGAAGTTCGAGCGGACTAAGCCGCACGTCAACATCGGCACCATCGGTCACATCGACCACGGTAAGACGACCCTCACGGCCGCCATTACCAAGGTGCTGCACGACGCGTACCCGGACCTGAACGAGGCCACCCCGTTCGACAACATCGACAAGGCGCCCGAGGAGCGTCAGCGCGGTATCACCATCTCCATCGCGCACGTCGAGTACCAGACCGAGGCGCGTCACTACGCCCACGTCGACTGCCCTGGTCACGCGGACTACATCAAGAACATGATCACCGGTGCCGCGCAGATGGATGGCGCGATCCTGGTGGTCGCCGCCACCGACGGCCCGATGCCGCAGACCAAGGAGCACGTGCTCCTGGCCCGTCAGGTCGGCGTCCCCTACATCGTCGTCGCCCTGAACAAGGCCGACATGGTGGACGACGAGGAGATCCTGGAGCTCGTCGAGCTCGAGGTTCGTGAGCTCCTCTCCGAGTACGAGTTCCCCGGCGACGACCTCCCGGTCGTCAAGGTGTCCGCTCTGAAGGCCCTTGAGGGCGAGAAGGAGTGGGTGGACTCGGTCCTCAACCTGATGAGCGCCGTCGACGAGTCGATCCCGCAGCCGGAGCGCGAGGTCGACAAGCCGTTCCTCATGCCGATCGAGGACGTCTTCACGATCACCGGTCGCGGTACGGTCGTCACCGGCCGTATCGAGCGTGGTGTCCTGAAGGTCAACGAGACCGTCGACATCATCGGCATCAAGACCGAGAAGACCACCACCACGGTCACCGGTATCGAGATGTTCCGCAAGCTGCTCGACGAGGGCCAGGCCGGTGAGAACGTCGGTCTGCTCCTCCGTGGCATCAAGCGCGAGGACGTCGAGCGCGGCCAGGTCATCATCAAGCCGGGCTCGGTCACCCCGCACACCGAGTTCGAGGCGCAGGCCTACATCCTGTCCAAGGACGAGGGTGGCCGCCACACGCCGTTCTTCAACAACTACCGTCCGCAGTTCTACTTCCGGACGACGGACGTGACCGGCGTGGTGACCCTCCCCGAGGGCACCGAGATGGTCATGCCGGGTGACAACACCGAGATGACGGTGGCGCTCATCCAGCCCGTCGCCATGGAAGAGGGCCTGAAGTTCGCCATCCGTGAGGGTGGTCGCACGGTGGGCGCCGGCCAGGTCACCAAGATCCTGAAGTAA
- the fusA gene encoding elongation factor G: protein MATTSLDLAKVRNIGIMAHIDAGKTTTTERILFYTGVSYKIGEVHDGAATMDWMEQEQERGITITSAATTCHWPLEDVDHTINIIDTPGHVDFTVEVERSLRVLDGAVTVFDGVAGVEPQSETVWRQADRYGVPRICFVNKLDRTGAEFHRCVDMISDRLGAQPIVMQLPIGAEADFKGVVDLVTMKALVWSAEATKGEMYDTVDIPATHTEAAEEWRGKLLEAVAENDEEIMELYLEGEEPSVEQLYAAIRRITIASGKGTGTTVTPVFCGTAFKNKGVQPLLDAVVRYLPSPVDIEAIEGHDVKDPETVVKRKPSDEEPLSALAFKIMSDPHLGKLTFVRVYSGRLESGTSVLNSVKGKKERIGKIYRMHANKREEIDSVGAGDIVAVMGLKQTTTGETLCDDKQPVILESMDFPAPVIQVAIEPKSKGDQEKLGIAIQRLAEEDPSFQVHSDEETGQTIIGGMGELHLEVLVDRMRREFKVEANVGKPQVAYRETIRKAVERVDYTHKKQTGGTGQFAKVQIGIEPLEAGDTSYEFVNKVTGGRIPKEYIPSVDAGAQEAMQFGILAGYEMTGVRVILHDGAYHEVDSSELAFKIAGSQAFKEAARKASPVLLEPMMAVEVTTPEDYMGEVIGDINSRRGQIQAMEERAGARVVKGLVPLSEMFGYVGDLRSKTSGRASYSMQFDSYAEVPRNVAEEIIAKAKGE from the coding sequence ATGGCTACCACTTCACTTGACCTGGCCAAGGTCCGCAACATCGGGATCATGGCCCACATCGACGCGGGCAAGACGACCACCACCGAGCGGATCCTGTTCTACACCGGTGTGTCGTACAAGATCGGTGAGGTCCACGACGGCGCTGCGACCATGGACTGGATGGAGCAGGAGCAGGAGCGTGGCATCACGATCACCTCTGCTGCCACCACCTGTCACTGGCCGCTGGAGGACGTCGACCACACCATCAACATCATCGACACCCCGGGTCACGTCGACTTCACCGTCGAGGTGGAGCGCTCGCTGCGCGTCCTCGACGGTGCCGTGACGGTGTTCGACGGTGTCGCCGGCGTGGAGCCGCAGTCCGAGACCGTGTGGCGTCAGGCGGACCGCTACGGCGTCCCGCGCATCTGCTTCGTCAACAAGCTCGACCGCACCGGTGCCGAGTTCCACCGCTGCGTCGACATGATCTCTGACCGCCTCGGCGCTCAGCCGATCGTCATGCAGCTCCCGATCGGTGCCGAGGCCGACTTCAAGGGCGTCGTCGACCTCGTGACGATGAAGGCCCTGGTCTGGTCCGCCGAGGCCACCAAGGGCGAGATGTACGACACCGTCGACATCCCGGCCACGCACACCGAGGCTGCCGAGGAGTGGCGCGGCAAGCTGCTCGAGGCCGTCGCGGAGAACGACGAAGAGATCATGGAGCTGTACCTGGAGGGCGAGGAGCCTTCCGTGGAGCAGCTCTACGCCGCGATCCGTCGTATCACCATCGCCTCCGGCAAGGGCACCGGCACCACGGTGACCCCGGTGTTCTGCGGCACCGCGTTCAAGAACAAGGGCGTCCAGCCCCTGCTCGACGCGGTCGTGCGCTACCTGCCGTCCCCGGTCGACATCGAGGCCATCGAGGGCCACGACGTCAAGGACCCGGAGACGGTCGTCAAGCGCAAGCCGTCCGACGAGGAGCCGCTGTCGGCGCTGGCGTTCAAGATCATGAGCGACCCGCACCTCGGCAAGCTCACCTTCGTCCGCGTGTACTCCGGCCGCCTGGAGTCCGGCACCTCGGTGCTGAACTCCGTCAAGGGCAAGAAGGAGCGCATCGGCAAGATCTACCGCATGCACGCGAACAAGCGTGAGGAGATCGACTCGGTGGGCGCCGGCGACATCGTCGCGGTCATGGGCCTGAAGCAGACCACGACCGGCGAGACGCTGTGCGACGACAAGCAGCCGGTGATCCTGGAGTCCATGGACTTCCCGGCGCCGGTCATCCAGGTCGCCATCGAGCCCAAGTCGAAGGGCGACCAGGAGAAGCTGGGCATCGCGATCCAGCGCCTGGCCGAGGAGGACCCGTCCTTCCAGGTCCACTCGGACGAGGAGACCGGCCAGACCATCATCGGTGGCATGGGCGAGCTGCACCTCGAGGTGCTGGTCGACCGTATGCGCCGTGAGTTCAAGGTCGAGGCCAACGTCGGTAAGCCGCAGGTGGCCTACCGTGAGACGATCCGCAAGGCCGTCGAGCGCGTCGACTACACCCACAAGAAGCAGACCGGTGGTACCGGTCAGTTCGCGAAGGTGCAGATCGGCATCGAGCCGCTCGAGGCCGGCGACACCTCGTACGAGTTCGTGAACAAGGTGACCGGCGGCCGCATCCCGAAGGAGTACATCCCTTCGGTGGACGCCGGTGCGCAGGAGGCCATGCAGTTCGGCATCCTCGCCGGTTACGAGATGACCGGCGTGCGCGTCATCCTCCACGACGGCGCCTACCACGAGGTCGACTCCTCCGAGCTCGCCTTCAAGATCGCCGGTTCGCAGGCCTTCAAGGAGGCCGCGCGCAAGGCCAGCCCCGTGCTGCTCGAGCCGATGATGGCCGTAGAGGTCACCACGCCCGAGGACTACATGGGTGAGGTCATCGGCGACATCAACTCCCGCCGTGGTCAGATCCAGGCCATGGAGGAGCGGGCTGGTGCCCGCGTCGTGAAGGGCCTCGTGCCCCTGTCGGAGATGTTCGGCTACGTGGGCGACCTCCGCAGCAAGACGTCGGGTCGCGCAAGCTACTCGATGCAGTTCGACTCCTACGCCGAGGTTCCGCGGAACGTCGCCGAGGAGATCATCGCGAAGGCCAAGGGCGAGTAA
- the rpsG gene encoding 30S ribosomal protein S7 codes for MPRKGPAPKRPVIIDPVYGSPLVTSLINKVLLNGKRSTAERIVYGAMEGLREKTSNDPVITLKRALENIKPTIEVKSRRVGGATYQVPVEVKPGRANTLALRWLVGYSRARREKTMTERLLNELLDASNGLGAAVKKREDTHKMAESNKAFAHYRW; via the coding sequence ATGCCTCGTAAGGGCCCCGCCCCGAAGCGCCCGGTCATCATCGACCCGGTCTACGGTTCTCCTCTTGTCACGTCGCTGATCAACAAGGTGCTGCTGAACGGCAAGCGCTCCACCGCCGAGCGCATCGTGTACGGCGCCATGGAGGGTCTGCGCGAGAAGACCAGCAACGACCCGGTCATCACGCTCAAGCGCGCTCTCGAGAACATCAAGCCGACCATCGAGGTCAAGTCCCGCCGTGTCGGTGGCGCCACCTACCAGGTCCCGGTCGAGGTAAAGCCCGGCCGTGCCAACACCCTGGCGCTGCGCTGGCTCGTCGGTTACTCCCGCGCCCGTCGCGAGAAGACCATGACCGAGCGTCTGCTGAACGAGCTCCTCGACGCGTCCAACGGCCTCGGCGCCGCTGTGAAGAAGCGTGAGGACACCCACAAGATGGCCGAGTCCAACAAGGCCTTCGCGCACTACCGCTGGTAG
- the rpsL gene encoding 30S ribosomal protein S12, which produces MPTIQQLVRKGRQDKVEKNKTPALEGSPQRRGVCTRVFTTTPKKPNSALRKVARVRLTSGIEVTAYIPGEGHNLQEHSIVLVRGGRVKDLPGVRYKIIRGSLDTQGVKNRKQARSRYGAKKEK; this is translated from the coding sequence GTGCCTACGATCCAGCAGCTGGTCCGTAAGGGCCGGCAGGACAAGGTCGAGAAGAACAAGACGCCCGCACTCGAGGGTTCCCCTCAGCGTCGTGGTGTCTGCACGCGCGTGTTCACGACCACCCCGAAGAAGCCGAACTCGGCCCTGCGTAAGGTCGCGCGTGTGCGTCTGACCAGCGGGATCGAGGTCACCGCCTACATTCCGGGTGAGGGACACAACCTGCAGGAGCACTCCATCGTGCTCGTGCGCGGCGGCCGTGTGAAGGACCTGCCCGGTGTTCGCTACAAGATCATCCGCGGTTCGCTCGACACCCAGGGTGTCAAGAACCGCAAGCAGGCCCGCAGCCGCTACGGCGCCAAGAAGGAGAAGTAA